In Mycobacteriales bacterium, a single genomic region encodes these proteins:
- a CDS encoding glycosyltransferase, with product MPSHVRTVQLGTYPPTQCGIATFTAALHGALAEQAISTVVRVVDAPTTSPQPEVVGHLVRGSVTSARRVRELLDAHDVVVVQHEYGIFGGPDGSDVVPLIEALRVPVVVVFHTVLEEPTARQRGILLRLLEASQVAVTMTQTARERLVRCYGADPTRVVVVPHGAVDHRGVRAVARRDDRPLLLTWGLLGPGKGIEHAIEAVAGLRDLSPRYLVLGRTHPKVAEHDGEDYRNSLRRRIDELGVGDLVELDDSYLGVQELAAVVASSDVVLLPYDSRDQVTSGVLTEAVAAGRPVVSTAFPHAVELLTGGPGLVVPQGDATVLRTALRRVLTEPGLADELGRRARERAPDLMWRSVASRYLAVADRLLEAHALAGTG from the coding sequence GTGCCCTCCCACGTCCGCACCGTCCAGCTCGGCACGTACCCGCCGACGCAGTGCGGCATCGCCACCTTCACCGCCGCCCTGCACGGCGCCCTCGCCGAGCAGGCGATCAGCACCGTGGTCAGGGTCGTCGACGCACCGACGACGAGCCCGCAGCCCGAGGTCGTCGGCCACCTGGTGCGCGGCTCCGTCACGAGCGCACGGCGGGTGCGCGAGCTCCTCGACGCCCACGACGTCGTCGTGGTCCAGCACGAGTACGGCATTTTCGGCGGGCCGGACGGCAGCGACGTCGTGCCACTGATCGAGGCACTGCGGGTGCCGGTGGTGGTCGTCTTCCACACCGTGCTGGAGGAGCCGACCGCTCGACAGCGCGGCATCCTGCTGCGGCTGCTCGAGGCCTCCCAGGTCGCCGTGACGATGACGCAGACCGCACGCGAGCGGCTCGTGCGGTGCTACGGCGCGGACCCGACCCGGGTCGTCGTCGTCCCGCACGGCGCCGTGGACCACCGCGGGGTGAGGGCCGTCGCCCGCCGTGACGACCGACCGCTGCTGCTCACGTGGGGGTTGCTCGGCCCCGGCAAGGGGATCGAGCACGCCATCGAAGCGGTCGCCGGCCTGCGCGACCTCTCTCCCCGCTACCTCGTCCTCGGCAGGACCCACCCCAAGGTCGCGGAGCACGACGGGGAGGACTACCGCAACAGCCTGCGCAGACGGATCGACGAGCTCGGGGTGGGCGACCTCGTCGAGCTCGACGACAGCTACCTCGGCGTGCAGGAGCTGGCCGCGGTCGTCGCGTCCTCCGACGTGGTCCTGCTTCCCTACGACTCGCGTGACCAGGTCACCTCCGGCGTCCTCACCGAGGCGGTGGCCGCCGGTCGACCTGTCGTGTCGACCGCCTTCCCGCACGCTGTGGAGCTGCTCACCGGCGGGCCGGGACTGGTCGTGCCGCAGGGCGACGCGACCGTCCTCCGGACCGCTCTGCGGCGGGTCCTCACCGAGCCCGGTCTGGCCGACGAGCTCGGGCGGCGCGCCCGCGAGCGGGCCCCCGACCTGATGTGGCGCTCGGTCGCCAGCCGCTACCTCGCGGTGGCCGACCGGCTCCTCGAGGCCCACGCACTGGCCGGTACCGGATGA
- a CDS encoding glycosidase-like protein has protein sequence MTPFITRTDTVLLPDPSRVVARLFVPGLEHVEQGESRATAVIRRTLALSEDAIEATLQRIRDRSAHRHRDLPAVLRRHYAAVAHRVPDEPSLTDARRTMLGAVFTAEASLSGAALLNPSTVAHPDQSGLPDGALRLLLTLRAVGEGHLSCVELRTGVVGPGRALVIDDPGRLAETGTAGPTTHHLSVLTAELERAGADDESTRFLLDLLDEQFDEPELFAALDSLHGQRVTRRGAVHTAEIARTSASASYEVRFDPDCPLTSRVLWPHTPAERSGIEDVRMVRFTDADGVVDYRGTCTAYDGVRIAPQLLETTDFLTFRMSPLAGPSATDKGVALFPRLVGGRHLALTRSDRESICLASSADGRVWDAPEVLHGPSGVWELVQTGNCGSPIETSAGWLVLTHGVGPMREYTLGALLLDLDDPSRVVGILPEPLLLPDEEEREGYVPNVVYTCGAIVHGDDLLLPYGASDASVRFAFVDLPALLERLTTSVSSAE, from the coding sequence ATGACGCCGTTCATCACGCGCACAGACACCGTGCTGCTGCCCGACCCCAGTCGGGTCGTCGCCCGGCTGTTCGTCCCGGGGCTCGAGCACGTCGAGCAGGGCGAGTCGCGCGCGACGGCGGTGATCCGCCGCACCCTCGCGCTGTCCGAGGACGCCATCGAGGCCACCCTGCAGCGGATCCGCGACCGGTCGGCCCACCGCCACCGCGACCTGCCCGCCGTGCTGCGCAGGCACTACGCCGCGGTAGCCCACCGCGTCCCGGACGAGCCCTCGCTGACCGACGCCCGACGCACCATGCTCGGCGCGGTCTTCACGGCCGAGGCCTCCCTCTCCGGGGCCGCGCTGCTCAACCCCTCCACCGTGGCGCACCCCGATCAGTCGGGGCTGCCCGACGGCGCCCTGCGGCTGCTGCTGACCCTCCGGGCCGTCGGCGAGGGGCACCTGTCGTGCGTCGAGCTGCGCACCGGCGTCGTCGGGCCGGGCCGTGCACTGGTCATCGACGACCCCGGTCGGCTCGCCGAGACCGGCACCGCCGGTCCGACGACCCACCACCTCAGCGTCCTCACCGCAGAGCTCGAGCGGGCAGGTGCCGACGACGAGAGCACCCGCTTCCTGCTGGACCTGCTCGACGAGCAGTTCGACGAGCCCGAGCTCTTCGCGGCGCTGGACTCCCTCCACGGCCAGCGCGTGACCCGACGGGGCGCTGTCCACACCGCCGAGATCGCCCGCACCAGCGCCAGCGCCAGCTACGAGGTGCGCTTCGACCCCGACTGCCCGCTGACCAGCCGGGTCCTCTGGCCGCACACCCCGGCCGAGCGATCGGGCATCGAGGACGTGCGGATGGTCCGCTTCACCGACGCCGACGGGGTTGTCGACTACCGAGGGACCTGCACGGCGTACGACGGGGTCCGCATCGCGCCGCAGCTGCTCGAGACGACGGACTTCCTCACCTTCCGGATGTCACCGCTCGCCGGGCCGTCCGCCACGGACAAGGGGGTCGCGCTCTTCCCCCGGCTGGTCGGTGGGCGTCACCTCGCGCTGACCCGCAGCGACCGCGAGAGCATCTGCCTGGCAAGCTCTGCCGACGGACGGGTCTGGGACGCGCCCGAGGTCCTGCACGGACCGAGTGGGGTCTGGGAGCTGGTCCAGACCGGCAACTGCGGGTCGCCGATCGAGACGTCCGCCGGCTGGCTGGTCCTCACCCACGGGGTGGGTCCCATGCGGGAGTACACCCTCGGCGCGCTGCTGCTCGACCTCGACGACCCGAGCCGCGTCGTCGGGATCCTGCCCGAGCCGCTGCTGCTGCCCGACGAGGAGGAACGCGAGGGCTACGTCCCGAACGTCGTCTACACCTGCGGCGCCATCGTGCACGGCGACGACCTGCTGCTTCCCTACGGCGCCTCCGACGCCTCGGTCCGCTTCGCCTTCGTCGACCTGCCTGCCCTGCTCGAGCGGCTCACGACGTCGGTGAGCAGCGCGGAGTAG
- a CDS encoding glycosyltransferase family 4 protein has translation MTLRIGVLSSIAHSTPPRGYGPWEQVASTLAEGLVALGHDVTLFATADSVTSARLISVAPRGYEEDPFVDAKVHEGLHIAAAFERAGELDVLSNQFDFLPLTFSRLVDLPVVTTVHGFSSERIVPVYQAYNDIAHYVSISDSDRHPSLTYAATIHHGIELDRFTPVTGPGEHLLFLGRIHPHKGPHLAIEVARRAGVPLVLAGIVQDEVYFRDVVEPLLGDDAVYVGPVGPDERDRLLGGALALLHLISFAEPFGLSVVESLATGTPVIAFPLGSMPELLRDGVTGFLVDDVDAAVDAVGRVGALSRRACREEAETRFSADRMVADYSALLTDVVSRSSRAGRSTKAKRTEASEAP, from the coding sequence GTGACGCTGCGGATCGGGGTCCTGTCCTCGATCGCCCACAGCACGCCCCCGCGCGGCTACGGCCCGTGGGAGCAGGTCGCCTCCACCCTCGCCGAGGGGCTGGTCGCGCTCGGGCACGACGTGACGCTGTTCGCCACCGCCGACTCGGTGACGTCGGCGCGGCTGATCTCGGTCGCCCCGCGCGGCTACGAGGAGGACCCGTTTGTCGACGCCAAGGTCCACGAGGGCCTGCACATCGCGGCGGCCTTCGAGCGGGCCGGCGAGCTCGACGTCCTGTCCAACCAGTTCGACTTCCTGCCGCTCACCTTCAGTCGGCTCGTCGACCTCCCGGTCGTGACGACCGTGCACGGGTTCTCGTCCGAGCGGATCGTGCCCGTCTACCAGGCCTACAACGACATCGCGCACTACGTCTCCATCAGCGACTCCGACCGCCACCCGTCGCTGACCTACGCCGCCACGATCCACCACGGCATCGAGCTCGACCGGTTCACGCCCGTGACCGGGCCGGGTGAGCACCTGCTCTTCCTCGGCCGCATCCACCCGCACAAGGGTCCGCACCTCGCGATCGAGGTGGCGCGGCGGGCGGGGGTCCCGCTGGTGCTGGCCGGGATCGTGCAGGACGAGGTCTACTTCCGCGACGTGGTCGAGCCGCTGCTCGGCGACGACGCCGTCTACGTCGGACCGGTGGGTCCGGACGAGCGCGACCGGCTGCTCGGTGGGGCGCTCGCCCTGCTGCACCTCATCAGCTTCGCCGAGCCCTTCGGGCTGTCGGTCGTCGAGTCGCTCGCCACCGGCACCCCCGTCATCGCCTTCCCGCTCGGCTCGATGCCGGAGCTCCTTCGTGACGGGGTGACCGGCTTCCTCGTCGACGACGTGGACGCTGCCGTCGACGCGGTCGGTCGGGTCGGGGCCCTCTCGCGACGGGCCTGCCGGGAGGAGGCCGAGACGCGCTTCTCCGCGGACCGGATGGTCGCGGACTACTCCGCGCTGCTCACCGACGTCGTGAGCCGCTCGAGCAGGGCAGGCAGGTCGACGAAGGCGAAGCGGACCGAGGCGTCGGAGGCGCCGTAG
- a CDS encoding diguanylate cyclase, translated as MEAASWPRCRAATSVAAACHGLADDLLEQGFELPSVYLLAGQRLRCQAARGYFQVIDGFPAGTGVIGRVVDTGEPVFLPDVTTDPSFIAAIPGLRSEIAVPVVFGDRRMGAVNVESRTALGPQHLAVVVEAAAALNERIAVLGGLPRASIAQRLAQTSLSMTQALTPTQITDLALTTAAEISGMPAAGIAYLDGRDDPIVAHGPLRDSILTWGAAELEVIRWSVSSGLSSYFPGGEEVPATYAFLRATGVRAISAHPMVRVGELVGVLVLVSDEAVPHTPFVVEALEMLATQTAASLGVAELVAELSHRAEVDDLTGLGNSAVFSSDLRARATGGGRHDTLVFIDVDEFKVVNDSYGHLAGDRLLQALASEMQDVLRGTDRLYRVGGDEFAALVTSGSRAETDHVVARLLEAARRVRTTVSIGTAPVAGRQPEQVRRLADEKLYLAKSRGRDRAEVS; from the coding sequence GTGGAGGCTGCGAGCTGGCCGCGCTGCCGTGCGGCGACGAGCGTCGCTGCCGCCTGCCACGGCCTGGCCGACGACCTGCTCGAGCAGGGCTTCGAACTGCCCAGCGTCTACCTGCTCGCGGGTCAGCGGCTGCGCTGCCAGGCAGCCCGGGGCTACTTCCAGGTCATCGACGGCTTCCCCGCGGGCACGGGGGTCATCGGCCGGGTGGTCGACACCGGAGAGCCGGTCTTCCTGCCCGACGTCACCACGGACCCCTCGTTCATCGCCGCGATCCCGGGGTTGCGCTCGGAGATCGCGGTCCCGGTCGTGTTCGGTGACCGACGAATGGGAGCCGTCAACGTCGAGTCGCGCACCGCCCTCGGCCCGCAGCACCTCGCCGTCGTGGTGGAAGCCGCCGCCGCGCTGAACGAGCGGATCGCCGTGCTCGGCGGCCTGCCACGCGCCTCCATCGCCCAGCGGCTCGCCCAGACCAGCCTCTCGATGACCCAGGCCCTCACGCCCACGCAGATCACCGACCTCGCCCTCACGACGGCCGCCGAGATCTCGGGGATGCCGGCAGCTGGGATCGCCTACCTCGACGGTCGTGACGACCCCATCGTCGCCCACGGCCCGCTGCGCGACAGCATCCTCACCTGGGGCGCAGCGGAGCTCGAGGTGATCCGCTGGTCGGTGAGCAGCGGGTTGTCGTCGTACTTCCCGGGAGGGGAGGAGGTCCCCGCGACCTACGCCTTCCTGCGGGCCACGGGAGTGCGTGCCATCTCCGCCCACCCCATGGTGCGCGTCGGCGAGCTCGTCGGGGTGCTGGTCCTGGTGAGCGACGAGGCGGTGCCGCACACCCCGTTCGTGGTGGAGGCTCTGGAGATGCTCGCGACCCAGACCGCCGCGTCGCTGGGTGTGGCCGAGCTGGTGGCCGAGCTGTCGCACCGCGCCGAGGTCGACGACCTGACAGGCCTCGGCAACAGCGCGGTGTTCTCCTCCGACCTCCGCGCCCGAGCGACCGGCGGCGGCCGCCACGACACGCTGGTCTTCATCGACGTCGACGAGTTCAAGGTCGTCAACGACAGCTACGGCCACCTCGCCGGGGACCGGCTGTTGCAGGCGCTCGCGAGCGAGATGCAGGACGTGCTGCGGGGCACCGACCGGCTCTACCGCGTGGGGGGCGACGAGTTCGCCGCGCTGGTCACCAGCGGCAGCCGCGCCGAGACCGACCACGTCGTGGCGCGGCTGCTCGAGGCGGCCCGACGGGTCCGCACGACCGTGTCGATCGGCACGGCACCGGTGGCCGGCCGGCAGCCCGAGCAGGTGCGCCGGCTTGCCGACGAGAAGCTCTACCTCGCCAAGAGCCGCGGCCGCGACCGTGCCGAGGTCAGCTGA
- a CDS encoding glycosyltransferase: MTATRAVASYPAPSFTHLRRLTDAGGIYEHALGTVPRREHGYCVDDVARGLVVLAREDAPDLAVLRGELLAFVLAAQAEDGRFRNRRDAELRWTDAPSVEDCWGRALWGLGAVCADQGALAAFTRGAAWRSPWSRATAFAGLGAAAVLALHPDHEPARDLLADAARTVRDTGVDTGWPWPEPRLTYANAAVPEVLIAAGVALDEPALLTEGLALLGWLLDVQLRDGVLSVVPVGGRGPQDADVAAFDQQPIEVAALADACARAYDLTGTQRWAQGIAVCAGWFLGDNDARTPLLDPVSGGGCDGLERHGRNDNQGAESTLAAVSTLQQARALLP, encoded by the coding sequence ATGACCGCCACGCGCGCGGTCGCGTCGTACCCGGCTCCGTCCTTCACCCACCTGCGACGACTCACCGACGCCGGCGGCATCTACGAGCACGCCCTCGGGACGGTCCCCCGGCGTGAGCACGGCTACTGCGTCGACGACGTCGCGCGCGGGTTGGTCGTCCTGGCCCGTGAGGACGCCCCCGACCTCGCCGTGCTCCGCGGCGAGCTGCTCGCCTTCGTCCTCGCCGCACAGGCCGAGGACGGGCGCTTCCGCAACCGTCGTGATGCCGAGCTGCGGTGGACCGACGCGCCGAGCGTGGAGGACTGCTGGGGCCGCGCGCTGTGGGGTCTCGGTGCGGTCTGCGCCGACCAGGGCGCGCTCGCGGCCTTCACCCGAGGTGCGGCCTGGCGCTCGCCGTGGTCACGCGCCACCGCCTTCGCCGGGCTCGGGGCCGCTGCCGTGCTCGCGCTGCACCCCGACCACGAGCCTGCCCGCGACCTGCTCGCCGACGCGGCCCGCACCGTCCGCGACACCGGCGTCGACACCGGCTGGCCCTGGCCCGAGCCGCGGCTGACCTACGCCAACGCCGCGGTCCCCGAGGTGCTCATCGCCGCCGGCGTCGCGCTCGACGAGCCGGCCCTGCTCACCGAGGGCCTTGCCCTGCTGGGATGGCTGCTCGACGTGCAGCTGCGCGACGGCGTCCTGTCGGTGGTGCCGGTCGGCGGCCGCGGACCGCAGGACGCAGACGTGGCGGCCTTCGACCAGCAGCCGATCGAGGTGGCCGCGCTCGCCGATGCCTGCGCCCGCGCCTACGACCTCACCGGCACGCAGCGGTGGGCCCAGGGCATCGCCGTCTGCGCCGGGTGGTTCCTCGGCGACAACGACGCCCGGACCCCGCTCCTGGACCCGGTCAGCGGCGGCGGCTGCGACGGGCTCGAGCGGCACGGCCGCAACGACAACCAGGGCGCCGAGTCGACCCTCGCCGCGGTGTCGACCCTGCAGCAGGCCCGCGCGCTGCTGCCATGA
- a CDS encoding maleylpyruvate isomerase family mycothiol-dependent enzyme codes for MLATLADERRRLVADLRDLTDEQWQTPSLCAGWTVHHVLAHLTTAFALSPARIAAQVLRSRSVPAAMDALARDVARRDPQDLLDLLEARATSTRRPPGLPLAAPLTDAVAHGTDMRWVLSPDRADTADPQRLRPVLRFLTSPLAAVAFVPRGRLTGLRLEATDLGWTHGTGAPVRGPALAVVMAALGRPAARAQLHGDGVPLLLSRC; via the coding sequence GTGCTCGCGACCCTCGCCGACGAACGCCGCCGCCTCGTCGCCGACCTGCGCGACCTCACCGACGAGCAGTGGCAGACCCCCAGCCTGTGCGCGGGCTGGACCGTGCACCATGTCCTGGCCCACCTGACGACCGCGTTCGCCCTGAGCCCGGCGCGGATCGCCGCACAGGTCCTCCGCAGCCGCAGCGTGCCGGCGGCCATGGACGCCCTCGCCCGCGACGTCGCCCGCCGTGACCCGCAGGACCTCCTCGACCTCCTCGAGGCCCGGGCGACCAGCACCCGGCGCCCGCCCGGGCTGCCCCTCGCCGCTCCCCTCACCGATGCCGTCGCCCACGGCACTGATATGCGCTGGGTGCTCTCACCGGACCGCGCGGACACCGCTGACCCGCAACGACTGCGTCCCGTCCTGCGCTTCCTCACCAGCCCGCTGGCGGCGGTCGCGTTCGTCCCTCGCGGGAGGCTCACCGGCCTGCGGCTCGAGGCCACCGACCTCGGCTGGACCCACGGCACGGGCGCCCCCGTGCGCGGCCCGGCCCTTGCCGTGGTGATGGCCGCCCTCGGCCGACCCGCGGCCAGGGCGCAGCTGCACGGCGACGGTGTGCCCCTGCTGCTGTCCCGGTGCTAG
- a CDS encoding SCP2 sterol-binding domain-containing protein: MEADDVTDIGAVLPAEFLAMTRRARDRDVERVIRRLGTEAVLDRVFAGFAEQLVASRAPARRTVVQWEVRDEGRAHLRALVVDGGRCVVEEGEHADADVRLTAELVGFVRLLEGSASAPLMLLRRKLGLRGNKALALALDGMFARPS; this comes from the coding sequence GTGGAGGCAGACGACGTGACGGACATCGGGGCGGTCCTGCCCGCCGAGTTCCTCGCGATGACCCGGCGGGCCCGGGACCGCGACGTCGAGCGGGTGATCCGCCGGCTCGGCACCGAGGCCGTCCTGGACCGGGTCTTCGCGGGCTTCGCCGAGCAGCTGGTCGCGTCCCGGGCCCCCGCGCGGCGGACCGTCGTGCAGTGGGAGGTCCGTGACGAGGGCCGTGCCCACCTGCGCGCGCTCGTCGTCGACGGCGGCCGGTGCGTGGTGGAGGAGGGCGAGCACGCCGATGCCGACGTGCGGCTGACCGCCGAGCTGGTGGGCTTCGTCCGTCTGCTCGAGGGCTCGGCCAGCGCTCCCCTGATGCTGCTGCGGCGCAAGCTCGGCCTCAGGGGCAACAAGGCGCTGGCGCTGGCGCTCGACGGGATGTTCGCCCGCCCGTCCTGA
- a CDS encoding Na+/H+ antiporter: MSLELLILLLAAVAAVSGVARRLGVPAPFALVLAGLAASAVPGVPRIELDPDTVLVLVLPPLLYSAALSTAYADFRANLRPIGLLSVGLVLFTAGCVGLVAHLVAPDLPLAAALALGAIVAPPDAVAATAVARRMALPRRVLTILEGESLLNDATALVVYRIAVAAALAGTTTWSGVASDFLVAAVGGAAIGYALAVAIAWVRRRLDDPLLENAMSLLTPFAAFLPAEHVHASGVLAVVVAGLYLGRRAPVLLSSSTRLQGQALWAMVTFLLEGFVFALIGLQLPAVLEGLADRPLTETLLTAGAVTATVVVARFAWVFPATYLPRRLSRRIRESDPSPPWRYPALIGWAGMRGVVSLAAAFALPADMPGRDLILFTTFVVILTTLVVQGTTLPWLVRRLDLDDDGSAERTDREVAVADHHIARSALAELERVVAEERLPVTVVDELRSHLEDRVRHAHAVLGGCPGEDEYDDGARPSDARAIEERVTTAELRQRLVAVERAELLRLYDERDIDDEVLRRVQAQLDVEEVGLQA; the protein is encoded by the coding sequence GTGTCCCTCGAGCTGCTGATTCTGCTGCTGGCGGCCGTCGCGGCGGTCTCCGGCGTGGCCCGCCGCCTCGGCGTGCCGGCGCCCTTCGCCCTGGTGCTCGCCGGCCTGGCCGCGAGCGCGGTGCCGGGCGTCCCCCGCATCGAGCTCGACCCCGACACCGTCCTGGTGCTGGTCCTGCCGCCGCTGCTCTACTCCGCCGCGCTGTCGACCGCCTACGCCGACTTCCGTGCCAACCTGCGCCCCATCGGCCTGCTGTCCGTGGGGCTGGTGCTCTTCACCGCCGGCTGCGTCGGCCTGGTCGCGCACCTCGTCGCACCCGACCTGCCGTTGGCCGCCGCCCTCGCCCTCGGCGCGATCGTCGCCCCGCCCGACGCGGTCGCCGCGACGGCAGTCGCCCGCCGGATGGCCCTGCCCCGCAGGGTCCTCACCATCCTCGAGGGCGAGAGCCTGCTCAACGACGCGACGGCGCTCGTCGTCTACCGGATCGCCGTCGCGGCGGCCCTCGCAGGCACGACGACCTGGTCGGGTGTCGCGAGCGACTTCCTCGTCGCCGCCGTCGGGGGTGCGGCCATCGGCTACGCCCTCGCCGTCGCGATCGCCTGGGTGCGCCGCCGCCTCGACGACCCGCTGCTCGAGAACGCGATGTCGCTGCTCACCCCCTTCGCGGCGTTCCTGCCCGCCGAGCACGTCCACGCCTCGGGTGTCCTGGCTGTCGTCGTCGCCGGCCTCTACCTCGGCCGCCGCGCCCCCGTGCTGCTGTCGTCGAGCACCCGCCTGCAGGGCCAGGCCCTGTGGGCGATGGTGACGTTCCTGCTCGAGGGCTTCGTCTTCGCCCTCATCGGACTGCAGCTGCCCGCGGTGCTCGAGGGCCTCGCCGACCGGCCGCTGACCGAGACCCTGCTGACCGCCGGCGCGGTCACGGCGACCGTGGTCGTGGCGCGCTTCGCCTGGGTCTTCCCTGCGACGTACCTCCCCCGTCGGCTCTCCCGCCGCATCCGCGAGAGCGACCCCTCACCGCCCTGGCGCTACCCCGCCCTCATCGGCTGGGCCGGCATGAGAGGCGTCGTCTCGCTGGCCGCTGCCTTCGCACTGCCGGCCGACATGCCCGGCCGCGACCTCATCCTCTTCACGACCTTCGTCGTCATCCTCACGACCCTCGTCGTGCAGGGCACCACGCTGCCCTGGCTGGTCCGCCGGCTCGACCTCGACGACGACGGCAGCGCCGAACGCACCGACCGCGAGGTCGCGGTGGCCGACCACCACATCGCCCGCAGCGCACTCGCCGAGCTCGAGCGGGTCGTCGCCGAGGAGCGCCTCCCGGTCACCGTCGTCGACGAGCTGCGCAGCCATCTCGAGGACCGGGTGCGCCACGCCCACGCGGTGCTCGGCGGCTGTCCGGGTGAGGACGAGTACGACGACGGCGCCCGCCCGTCGGACGCCCGCGCGATCGAGGAGCGCGTCACCACGGCCGAGCTGCGGCAGCGCCTCGTCGCCGTCGAGCGCGCCGAGCTGCTGCGGCTGTACGACGAGCGCGACATCGACGACGAGGTCCTGCGCCGGGTGCAGGCGCAGCTCGACGTCGAGGAGGTCGGCCTGCAGGCCTGA
- a CDS encoding MEDS domain-containing protein → MRGLGDWSSDALARLRRRTARPLVVSPPQHVLHLYSDDEELLDRLEQWVLTGRERGQRTVVFATPARRQALRSRLQLWSLEDAAELFDAQTALDRFVVDGVPDPVLFESVVGAAVRAFPHGQVRAYGEMVAVLWREGNVQGALELEELWNALQRTVDCPLLCAYPDADLRTAEGDHPQRTPVCEAHDHLLR, encoded by the coding sequence GTGCGCGGCCTCGGCGACTGGTCCTCCGACGCTCTGGCCCGGCTGCGCCGCCGGACCGCCCGTCCCCTCGTGGTGAGCCCTCCCCAGCACGTGCTGCACCTCTACTCCGACGACGAGGAGCTGCTCGACCGCCTCGAGCAGTGGGTCCTCACCGGACGCGAGCGCGGCCAACGGACCGTGGTCTTCGCGACGCCGGCGAGACGCCAGGCGCTACGGAGCCGGCTCCAGCTGTGGTCGCTCGAGGACGCTGCTGAGCTGTTCGACGCCCAGACCGCCCTCGACCGCTTCGTCGTCGACGGCGTCCCCGACCCGGTGCTCTTCGAGTCGGTCGTGGGCGCTGCCGTCCGCGCGTTCCCGCACGGACAGGTCAGGGCCTACGGCGAGATGGTCGCCGTGCTGTGGCGCGAGGGCAACGTGCAGGGAGCCCTGGAGCTCGAGGAGCTGTGGAACGCGCTGCAGCGCACCGTGGACTGCCCGCTGCTGTGCGCCTACCCCGACGCCGATCTGCGCACCGCCGAGGGGGACCACCCCCAGCGCACGCCGGTCTGCGAGGCGCACGACCACCTCTTGCGCTGA
- a CDS encoding enoyl-CoA hydratase-related protein produces the protein MSNAVVRYDTADRIATLTLSHPGRKGAFTLEMIDQWADHLVAAAADPEVRVVVVTGEDDAFCSGIDLSVLQGIEDTPLARKRMLTHGVHKVARAVLDLDKPLVCSLNGVAVGAGLDMALMCDLRFMARSAKVSEGYIKVGLVPGDGGAWLLPRLVGPSKALELLLTGDMVGAEEALRIGMVNRVYDDAELAERTREFALQLAGMSPIAVSFIKRTVQQSASIDLRTSLDLISSHMAVVQSTDDYREAQAAFAEKRPGDFQGR, from the coding sequence GTGAGCAACGCCGTCGTGCGCTACGACACCGCCGACCGCATCGCGACCTTGACCCTGTCGCACCCTGGCCGCAAGGGGGCCTTCACCCTCGAGATGATCGACCAGTGGGCGGACCACCTCGTCGCCGCCGCCGCGGACCCCGAGGTGCGGGTCGTGGTGGTGACCGGCGAGGACGACGCCTTCTGCTCGGGCATCGACCTGTCGGTGCTGCAGGGCATCGAGGACACACCGCTTGCCCGCAAGCGGATGCTCACGCACGGCGTGCACAAGGTCGCCCGCGCGGTGCTCGACCTCGACAAGCCGCTGGTCTGCTCACTCAACGGCGTCGCGGTCGGTGCCGGCCTGGACATGGCGCTGATGTGCGACCTGCGCTTCATGGCCCGCTCCGCGAAGGTCTCGGAGGGCTACATCAAGGTCGGGCTCGTCCCGGGAGACGGCGGAGCCTGGCTGCTGCCCCGGCTGGTGGGCCCGTCGAAGGCCCTGGAGCTGCTGCTCACCGGCGACATGGTCGGGGCCGAGGAGGCGCTGCGAATCGGCATGGTCAACCGGGTCTACGACGACGCGGAGCTCGCCGAGCGGACCCGAGAGTTCGCGCTGCAGCTCGCGGGCATGTCGCCGATCGCGGTGTCGTTCATCAAGCGCACGGTTCAGCAGTCGGCGTCGATCGACCTGCGCACCTCGCTCGACCTCATCAGCAGCCACATGGCGGTCGTGCAGTCCACGGACGACTACCGCGAGGCACAAGCCGCCTTCGCCGAGAAGCGGCCGGGCGACTTCCAGGGACGCTGA